A stretch of the Blastocatellia bacterium genome encodes the following:
- a CDS encoding DUF962 domain-containing protein, translating to MSTQNFKSFEDFWPFYVREHSQFATRAFHFIGTSFGLFFLAATIFTGNLWFLLVGLVVSYAFAWTSHFFIEKNRPATFKYPFYSFLADFKMYALMWRGQMGQEVTKATNQTA from the coding sequence ATGTCTACACAAAATTTTAAATCTTTTGAAGATTTTTGGCCTTTTTATGTTCGTGAACATAGTCAATTTGCTACACGAGCCTTCCATTTTATTGGTACTTCTTTTGGCTTATTCTTTTTAGCAGCAACTATTTTTACTGGTAATTTATGGTTTCTCTTAGTTGGTCTAGTTGTCTCTTATGCTTTTGCTTGGACTTCACATTTTTTTATTGAAAAGAATCGCCCTGCAACCTTTAAGTACCCATTCTATTCTTTTTTAGCTGATTTTAAGATGTATGCGCTTATGTGGCGTGGTCAAATGGGACAAGAAGTAACTAAAGCTACTAATCAAACTGCTTAA
- the cheB gene encoding chemotaxis-specific protein-glutamate methyltransferase CheB translates to MIKVLIAEDSLVDKEYLSYILSQETDIEILGVAKDGKEAVELSQILKPDVIVMDIHMPKMDGFQSTRKIMETNPVPIIIISSSDVTNDTIPFLALKAGAVTVLAKPYAIGHPEQRESSQELVQKIRLMSQIKVIKRVGEKDSILPKKIISKPISKPLANIDLVVIGASTGGPPVIQKILSGLPINFAPAILIVQHISVGFTKMLAEWLKVSSKLPCKIASNNESVLLGQVYIAPDNFHMQITPDKKISLTNDPAENGLRPAVSCLFRSVASNFSNNVIGILLTGMGKDGAAELKLIKDKGAITVAQDETSSVVYGMPGEAVKLGATTYVLSPDEIVSLLKILTK, encoded by the coding sequence ATGATAAAAGTCTTGATTGCAGAAGATTCTTTGGTAGATAAAGAATACTTAAGTTATATTCTAAGCCAAGAAACAGACATTGAAATTTTAGGTGTTGCAAAAGATGGTAAAGAAGCCGTTGAGTTATCACAAATATTAAAGCCTGATGTGATAGTAATGGACATCCATATGCCTAAAATGGATGGCTTCCAATCTACTCGCAAAATCATGGAAACAAACCCAGTTCCAATTATTATTATTAGTAGTAGTGATGTTACTAATGATACTATTCCTTTTCTAGCCTTAAAAGCAGGTGCAGTAACAGTATTAGCCAAACCTTATGCTATTGGTCATCCAGAACAAAGAGAATCTAGCCAAGAATTAGTGCAAAAGATTCGGCTAATGTCTCAAATAAAAGTAATTAAACGTGTTGGAGAAAAAGATAGTATTCTCCCAAAAAAAATTATTTCTAAACCTATTTCTAAACCATTAGCAAATATTGACTTGGTTGTAATTGGTGCATCTACAGGAGGCCCGCCAGTAATTCAAAAAATACTTTCTGGACTGCCAATTAATTTTGCTCCAGCAATTCTAATTGTCCAACATATTAGCGTTGGATTTACAAAAATGCTTGCTGAATGGTTAAAGGTTTCTAGTAAATTACCCTGTAAAATTGCTAGTAATAATGAAAGTGTTTTGCTAGGACAGGTTTACATAGCACCAGATAATTTTCATATGCAAATAACACCAGATAAAAAAATAAGTCTTACTAACGATCCAGCAGAAAACGGACTACGGCCAGCCGTGTCTTGTTTATTTCGTTCTGTAGCAAGTAATTTTTCTAATAATGTAATAGGTATTTTACTTACGGGAATGGGTAAGGATGGAGCAGCAGAATTAAAGTTGATAAAAGACAAAGGAGCAATAACAGTTGCACAGGATGAAACTTCTTCGGTTGTTTATGGTATGCCAGGAGAAGCTGTTAAATTAGGTGCTACTACTTATGTTTTATCTCCAGATGAAATTGTTTCATTACTAAAAATTTTAACAAAATAA
- a CDS encoding CHASE3 domain-containing protein has translation MKWSVGTKIAAGYALALLMLLTIGMISYRNTGELVNTNQLEKHTYQVLEKTELLISLLKDAESGQRGYIITGNESYLEPYNLALDNIDKVFLDLEKLVIDNPAQQNRLNLLRPLIDNRMSIIKELVLIRKDKGLEATVPLVLQGKGKETMDSIRKLIADIKSEETSLLVQRTKEAELAIASTFSTIIYGIPLAALLLFFIGILITRNITGPLSEISLASEKIAGGELNISLQANTIRKDEVGVLAQTFNYMSKSLYDTAKAAEEIANGNLSIEIKPQSEKDIMTQSLVKMLKNLHLTTTQIQQGTAVISSSTTQMLASISQTASAALETATAINETVTTIEEVKQTSQFVNQQTKMVAESSQKAVQVSKIGEKSVDDTVAMMNQLREQTEMVASNVVKLSEQSQAIGNIITTVNDLADQSNILAINAAIEAARAGEQGRGFAVVAQEVKNLADQSKTATKEIQTIVVDIQKATNLVVMSMEKASKAVETSVKQSMNAGESIKSLAKTIAENAKSITQITVSAQEQSIGMDQLSLAMQNIKEASEQNVIAMKQAELTVKDLDKLGNTLKELIRKYQP, from the coding sequence ATGAAATGGTCAGTTGGGACAAAAATTGCTGCTGGGTATGCACTAGCATTATTAATGTTATTAACGATAGGTATGATTTCTTATCGCAATACTGGTGAGCTAGTTAATACTAATCAACTAGAAAAGCATACTTATCAAGTCCTAGAGAAAACAGAATTATTGATATCTCTATTAAAGGATGCAGAAAGCGGGCAACGAGGCTATATAATTACTGGTAATGAAAGCTATTTAGAACCTTACAACCTTGCTTTAGACAATATTGATAAGGTTTTTTTAGACCTAGAAAAACTTGTTATTGATAATCCAGCACAACAAAATCGACTTAATTTACTGCGTCCGCTAATTGATAACAGGATGAGTATTATCAAAGAACTAGTTCTTATACGTAAAGATAAAGGTCTTGAAGCAACAGTTCCATTGGTTTTACAAGGAAAGGGTAAAGAAACAATGGATAGTATCCGCAAGCTAATTGCAGATATAAAATCAGAAGAAACAAGTTTACTAGTACAACGAACAAAAGAAGCAGAATTAGCAATAGCCTCAACTTTTTCCACAATTATTTATGGCATTCCACTAGCAGCATTATTACTTTTTTTTATTGGGATTTTAATCACACGAAATATAACAGGCCCGTTAAGTGAAATTTCTTTAGCATCAGAAAAAATTGCTGGTGGTGAGCTAAATATAAGTTTGCAGGCAAACACTATACGCAAGGATGAAGTAGGAGTATTAGCACAAACTTTTAATTATATGAGTAAGTCTTTATATGATACGGCTAAAGCGGCTGAAGAAATTGCAAATGGTAATTTAAGCATTGAGATAAAGCCACAATCAGAAAAAGATATAATGACTCAATCATTAGTTAAAATGTTAAAAAATCTACATTTAACTACAACTCAGATTCAACAGGGTACAGCAGTTATTTCTTCTTCTACAACTCAAATGCTAGCTTCTATTAGCCAAACGGCTTCGGCTGCACTAGAAACAGCAACAGCCATTAATGAAACGGTTACAACTATTGAGGAAGTAAAACAAACTTCACAATTTGTTAATCAGCAAACAAAAATGGTAGCAGAAAGCTCTCAAAAAGCTGTTCAAGTGTCTAAAATAGGGGAAAAATCGGTTGATGATACAGTAGCAATGATGAATCAGTTAAGAGAACAAACAGAAATGGTTGCAAGCAATGTTGTTAAGTTAAGCGAGCAGAGTCAAGCAATAGGAAATATTATTACTACAGTTAATGACCTGGCGGATCAATCTAATATTTTGGCTATCAATGCAGCAATAGAAGCGGCTCGTGCTGGAGAACAAGGACGAGGTTTTGCTGTAGTAGCACAGGAAGTAAAAAATCTAGCAGATCAATCTAAGACAGCAACTAAGGAAATACAGACTATTGTAGTTGATATTCAAAAAGCTACTAATCTAGTAGTAATGTCAATGGAAAAAGCTAGTAAAGCTGTAGAAACAAGTGTTAAACAATCAATGAATGCAGGAGAATCTATAAAATCTTTAGCGAAAACTATTGCTGAAAATGCAAAATCTATTACTCAAATAACTGTTTCTGCTCAAGAGCAATCTATAGGAATGGATCAACTTTCTTTGGCTATGCAAAATATAAAAGAAGCTAGTGAGCAAAATGTTATTGCTATGAAACAAGCTGAATTAACTGTAAAAGATTTGGATAAACTAGGAAATACATTAAAAGAGTTAATTAGAAAATATCAACCCTAA
- a CDS encoding GAF domain-containing protein, translated as MFKLLVNDTQGNSFEFPINKTEIYIGRNPAKNDLVLPSKQVSVRHASLIQKNGGFLLKDLESTNGTFINKQRIDEHWLTSGDRFSIANYVLQLIATVGEASFTYSEKPLSQRSQVRGTSVFNNLLEALQDAPQEVDKRFELELKLQEKVQTIEMLYAFGKTLSSVFDLDKVFSEIVNLCFKLTQAERCAILLWDEENQFLEPRLISFHPDLSQSLAEFTLNLSRTITQTVIQEKVALISEDIQLDDRFNSAESIAYQNIHSLMCVPLIGKQRMLGVIYADKLGLANPFTLDDLDLLTAVAAQAAIAMDNVFAYDQLAQEAILRANYQRFLPNQVVDIILQSPDQLGIGDGITQPVTILFATIKDFNLFIERGDPEIVIYTLNRFLSAMTELVFAYQGTLDKFLGDGLMALFGAPYQSNQDSFNAVNAAIAMQRRLYMLNEELQSYNIDPIELGIGINMGEVVVGYIGSEMRMDYTAIGNSVNLAARLMQQSKARQILISDNVLSQTSNAFSVRSIVGLNLKGVTNMPNIYEVLY; from the coding sequence ATGTTTAAATTGCTAGTCAATGACACTCAAGGAAATAGTTTTGAATTTCCAATAAACAAAACAGAAATATATATTGGTCGTAATCCTGCCAAAAATGATCTTGTCTTACCTTCTAAGCAAGTTTCTGTGCGACATGCTTCACTAATACAAAAGAATGGTGGTTTTTTACTTAAAGATTTAGAAAGTACAAATGGTACTTTTATTAATAAGCAACGAATTGATGAACATTGGCTTACAAGCGGTGATAGATTTTCTATTGCTAATTATGTATTACAGTTAATAGCTACAGTAGGAGAAGCTAGTTTTACATATAGTGAAAAACCTCTTAGTCAACGTTCTCAGGTTAGAGGGACATCTGTATTTAATAATCTTTTAGAAGCACTACAGGATGCCCCTCAAGAAGTTGATAAACGCTTTGAGCTAGAATTAAAACTTCAAGAAAAAGTTCAAACCATAGAAATGCTCTATGCTTTTGGAAAAACTCTTAGCTCTGTTTTTGATTTAGATAAAGTTTTTAGCGAAATAGTAAATTTATGTTTTAAGCTAACCCAAGCTGAACGCTGTGCTATTTTGCTTTGGGATGAAGAAAACCAGTTTTTAGAGCCTCGTCTTATTAGCTTTCATCCTGATTTAAGCCAATCTTTAGCCGAATTTACCTTAAATTTAAGCAGAACAATAACCCAAACTGTTATCCAAGAAAAAGTAGCTTTAATTTCTGAAGATATCCAATTAGATGATCGCTTTAATTCTGCTGAATCCATTGCCTATCAAAATATACATTCTTTAATGTGTGTTCCTCTGATTGGAAAACAAAGGATGCTAGGCGTGATTTATGCAGATAAACTAGGACTAGCTAACCCTTTTACTTTAGATGACTTAGATTTATTAACCGCTGTTGCTGCTCAGGCAGCAATTGCAATGGATAATGTTTTTGCCTACGACCAATTAGCGCAAGAAGCCATTCTAAGAGCTAATTACCAACGTTTTTTACCTAATCAAGTAGTAGATATAATTTTACAATCTCCAGATCAACTTGGTATTGGAGATGGAATAACTCAACCTGTAACTATTTTATTTGCAACCATTAAAGATTTTAATTTATTTATAGAAAGAGGCGATCCAGAAATAGTTATTTATACTCTAAATCGTTTTCTTTCTGCAATGACTGAGCTAGTTTTTGCTTATCAAGGAACTTTAGATAAATTTCTTGGAGATGGGCTAATGGCTCTTTTTGGCGCACCTTATCAAAGCAACCAAGATAGTTTTAATGCCGTTAATGCTGCCATTGCTATGCAAAGACGACTTTATATGCTTAATGAAGAACTTCAAAGCTATAATATTGACCCAATTGAGCTTGGAATTGGTATTAATATGGGTGAAGTAGTAGTTGGTTATATTGGGTCAGAAATGCGTATGGATTATACTGCTATTGGTAATTCTGTTAATTTAGCTGCCCGATTGATGCAACAATCTAAAGCTAGACAAATTTTAATTAGCGATAATGTTTTATCACAAACAAGTAATGCTTTTTCTGTTAGGTCTATTGTAGGTCTAAACTTAAAAGGTGTGACTAATATGCCAAATATTTATGAGGTTCTTTATTAA
- a CDS encoding serine/threonine protein kinase, which yields MTDNLLGGRYIITELLGEGGIGVVYKAEDLLERREVAIKFMIQEPTAESVTRITRQRYFAREIAILSQIRHPSIVSLYDSGFTDMGLPFFVMEYVVGQTLLDILKDGAILLGRAFRILQQVCSALDCIHQQGAIHRDLKPENIMIIENDGRELVKLLDFGIAKMLEESQEGPFMPITQAGNILGTVDYLSPEQWQDKPLDQRADIYALGLITYEMLTGQHPFRGGLSIGDTMMRHLEEEPVPPSSLDKDIPILLDQVILRCLAKDRNQRYNSAIDFLTDFEEVLAEIYRRSMSYLSNPATETLTFEIVDIEDDE from the coding sequence ATGACAGACAATTTGCTAGGGGGAAGATATATCATTACAGAACTACTTGGAGAAGGTGGTATAGGAGTAGTTTATAAGGCAGAAGATTTGTTAGAAAGACGAGAAGTAGCTATTAAATTTATGATTCAGGAACCTACAGCAGAATCAGTTACACGAATAACTCGCCAACGCTACTTTGCCCGCGAAATTGCTATTTTATCTCAAATTCGCCATCCAAGCATTGTCTCACTTTATGATAGTGGTTTTACAGATATGGGACTCCCTTTTTTTGTTATGGAATATGTAGTAGGGCAAACCCTTTTAGATATCCTAAAAGATGGTGCAATACTTTTGGGGCGTGCCTTTCGTATCCTTCAACAAGTTTGTTCTGCATTAGATTGTATTCATCAACAAGGGGCTATACATCGAGACTTAAAGCCAGAAAATATCATGATTATTGAGAATGATGGGAGGGAACTAGTAAAATTACTAGATTTTGGCATTGCTAAAATGCTGGAAGAATCTCAAGAAGGCCCTTTTATGCCTATTACCCAAGCAGGTAATATTCTTGGTACTGTTGATTATTTATCTCCAGAACAATGGCAAGATAAACCTTTAGATCAGCGTGCTGATATATATGCTTTAGGATTAATCACTTATGAAATGCTAACAGGGCAACATCCCTTTAGAGGAGGGCTTTCTATAGGTGATACAATGATGAGACATTTGGAAGAAGAACCTGTTCCCCCCTCAAGCCTTGATAAAGATATTCCTATTTTGCTAGACCAAGTAATTTTACGTTGTTTAGCTAAAGATAGAAATCAACGTTACAATAGTGCAATAGATTTTCTTACGGATTTTGAAGAAGTATTAGCAGAAATCTACAGACGAAGTATGAGCTATTTATCTAATCCAGCAACAGAAACTTTAACATTTGAGATAGTAGATATTGAAGATGACGAATAG
- a CDS encoding Hsp70 family protein: protein MSDKIIGIDLGTTNSVVAVIKNGIPILIPVDDKNILPSVVGVSPTKEILVGYPARNQWVVSPENTVRSVKRKMGKTEKVSMAAKEYTPQEISAFILKKLKESAEEFLQESVTRAVITVPAYFNELQRQATIEAGEIAGLKVERIINEPTASALAYGLNREEELRVLVYDLGGGTFDVSVIELNNEIVDVLATAGDNHLGGDDFDEMLAGLIADEFLKEHKVDLRENHYAWARLLRAAEEAKIELSSSPYSLISLEYIAETKKGKALHIRREVKRDEFESLIAEKLESTMNLVDKALADAELTVEDIDRVLLVGGSTRSPIVWDLISEHMGQEPHIEIDPDAAVALGAAVQAGIIIGEEIDAILVDVTPLSLGIECAEISFSGHLVSDRFEPLIRHNTTIPVQQSKVFTTVFPGQDKIHIKVYQGEETIASKNVLLGDFFVEDLKPNLSSGQTEVTVNFSLDVNAILDVTVVERKTGNKVSKKLKASRQKLSAEDIAESQAKLAALYNLNQEEDYEDYDEGDEDEDFIDIGKEDEEMDPGTKALLERAKKALANPEISASLSKKISDVVKKISDSINQGDSEQAESDCDELIDLLMDVEE, encoded by the coding sequence ATGTCAGATAAAATTATTGGGATTGATCTTGGAACAACTAATTCTGTAGTGGCTGTAATAAAAAATGGTATTCCTATTTTAATACCTGTAGATGATAAAAATATTTTGCCTTCTGTAGTTGGAGTATCGCCAACAAAAGAAATTTTAGTTGGTTATCCAGCGCGTAATCAGTGGGTAGTATCGCCAGAAAATACAGTTCGATCAGTAAAACGCAAAATGGGTAAGACTGAAAAAGTTTCTATGGCAGCTAAAGAATATACGCCGCAAGAAATATCAGCATTTATCTTAAAAAAATTAAAAGAATCAGCAGAGGAATTTTTACAAGAAAGCGTTACACGTGCAGTAATTACTGTTCCAGCTTATTTTAATGAACTTCAACGCCAGGCCACGATAGAAGCAGGAGAAATTGCAGGGCTAAAGGTAGAACGTATTATTAATGAGCCTACAGCCTCGGCTTTAGCTTATGGATTAAATCGAGAGGAAGAATTAAGAGTCTTGGTTTATGACTTAGGAGGAGGTACTTTTGATGTTTCTGTTATTGAATTAAATAATGAGATAGTAGATGTTTTAGCTACAGCAGGAGACAATCATTTAGGTGGAGATGATTTTGACGAAATGCTTGCAGGGTTAATTGCAGATGAATTTTTAAAGGAACATAAAGTAGATTTACGTGAAAATCATTATGCATGGGCAAGACTTTTAAGAGCAGCCGAAGAAGCTAAAATAGAGCTTTCTAGCTCGCCATATTCTTTAATTAGTTTGGAATATATTGCTGAGACAAAAAAGGGTAAAGCTTTACATATTCGGCGAGAAGTCAAAAGAGATGAGTTTGAATCATTAATTGCTGAAAAGCTAGAATCTACAATGAATTTAGTTGATAAAGCTTTGGCAGATGCAGAACTAACGGTTGAAGATATAGATCGGGTATTACTTGTAGGAGGATCAACTAGATCGCCTATTGTTTGGGACTTAATTTCTGAACACATGGGACAAGAACCACATATTGAAATTGACCCTGATGCAGCGGTCGCGCTAGGTGCGGCAGTTCAAGCAGGAATAATTATAGGTGAAGAAATTGACGCTATTTTAGTTGATGTGACACCTTTATCTTTAGGCATAGAATGTGCGGAAATTAGTTTTAGTGGGCATTTAGTATCAGATAGGTTTGAGCCTCTTATTAGACATAATACTACTATTCCTGTACAACAAAGTAAGGTGTTTACTACAGTTTTTCCAGGTCAAGATAAAATTCATATCAAGGTTTATCAAGGTGAAGAAACAATTGCTTCAAAAAATGTTTTGTTAGGAGATTTTTTTGTTGAGGACTTAAAACCTAACTTATCTTCAGGTCAAACAGAAGTTACAGTAAATTTTAGTTTGGATGTTAATGCAATTTTAGATGTTACCGTAGTTGAGCGTAAAACGGGAAATAAGGTAAGTAAAAAACTTAAGGCTAGCCGTCAAAAATTAAGTGCTGAAGATATTGCTGAAAGCCAAGCAAAATTAGCTGCTCTTTATAACCTAAATCAAGAAGAAGATTATGAAGATTATGATGAAGGTGATGAAGACGAAGATTTTATTGATATAGGAAAAGAAGATGAAGAAATGGATCCTGGAACAAAAGCTTTACTTGAAAGAGCTAAAAAGGCTTTAGCTAACCCAGAAATATCTGCTTCTTTATCCAAGAAAATTTCTGATGTTGTAAAAAAAATAAGTGATTCTATTAATCAGGGAGATAGCGAGCAAGCCGAAAGTGATTGTGATGAATTAATAGATTTGCTTATGGATGTAGAAGAATAA
- a CDS encoding response regulator, with translation MASKEEEFLKRLRAMFQLEAQERIDSIVTNLVAIEKSPSKENQQEILETIFREAHSLKGAARSVNLRNVESICQALESTFAKLKKQEISFSQELFDSLQLKLDELKKELFLTDKTEEKTEIANPIATNEISRENKTIEKLIEKEKVKEEIVENLIKEKSTEIDNNVLKTNKISFADTIRVNTEKLDKLMLETEELIFVKLTINQQVSELNELKNILVNWQEELKNLDTKSLHNKPINNQVDLIKYNFDKVQILENKLSNLIVKAEGDKRTTYHLVDNLLEDMKKVLMLPFSTQTNIFPKLVRDISREQNKEIDFIIEGDNIEVDRRILEQIKDPLIHILRNSIDHGIETPSIRVQQGKNAKAEIKLVISQEGDKIKIAVSDNGRGINIEQVKEKALKQKLISLEQSKIMSPQETISLIFESGFSTSPIITDISGRGLGMAIVKEKVDNLGGSLVINSQDQVGTTLELLLPASLATVRGVLISISNQLFIVPTINVEQVLRIKKTLIKTIENKEVIFFNQQTLALIALSDILSLSPNIDKSEYIIVLVLRSGENKLAFIVDNVISEQEVLVKSLGKQLLRVRNISAATILGSGKVVPILNVTDLIKSAIKQSGNYRSIDTQESNVKQSTILVAEDSITARMLIKNILEMAGYKVKTAVDGLEAFVLLKNEEFDLVVSDIEMPKMNGFELTTKIRQDKKLADLPIILVTSLDSRQDREKGIDVGASAYIVKSDFEQSNLLAVVEKFI, from the coding sequence ATGGCTAGTAAAGAAGAAGAATTCTTAAAAAGACTTCGTGCAATGTTTCAATTAGAGGCTCAAGAGCGAATAGATTCTATTGTTACTAATTTAGTAGCAATAGAAAAAAGCCCTAGTAAAGAAAATCAGCAGGAGATTTTAGAAACTATTTTTCGAGAAGCCCATAGCTTAAAAGGCGCGGCAAGGTCGGTTAATTTAAGAAATGTTGAAAGTATTTGCCAGGCTCTTGAAAGTACTTTTGCTAAATTAAAAAAGCAAGAAATTAGTTTTTCCCAAGAATTATTTGATAGTCTACAACTAAAACTAGATGAATTAAAAAAAGAGCTATTTCTAACAGATAAAACAGAAGAAAAAACTGAAATAGCAAACCCTATAGCAACTAATGAAATTAGTAGGGAAAATAAAACAATAGAAAAGCTTATTGAAAAAGAAAAAGTTAAAGAGGAAATAGTAGAAAATTTAATTAAAGAAAAATCTACTGAAATAGATAATAATGTCTTAAAGACTAATAAAATTAGCTTTGCAGATACTATTAGAGTTAATACAGAAAAATTAGATAAATTAATGTTAGAAACTGAGGAATTAATTTTTGTTAAACTAACAATAAACCAGCAAGTTAGCGAACTTAATGAGCTTAAAAATATATTAGTAAACTGGCAAGAAGAGCTAAAAAATTTAGACACTAAATCATTACATAATAAGCCAATAAATAATCAAGTTGATCTAATAAAATATAATTTTGATAAGGTTCAAATATTAGAAAATAAGCTATCTAATTTAATAGTTAAAGCAGAAGGAGACAAACGCACTACTTATCATTTAGTAGATAATTTGTTAGAGGATATGAAAAAAGTTTTAATGCTACCTTTTTCTACTCAAACAAATATTTTTCCTAAACTAGTTAGGGATATTAGTCGAGAGCAAAATAAAGAAATAGATTTTATAATTGAAGGCGACAACATAGAAGTAGATCGACGTATTTTAGAGCAGATTAAAGACCCACTAATTCATATTTTACGTAATAGTATTGATCATGGTATAGAAACACCGTCCATTCGCGTCCAACAAGGAAAAAATGCTAAAGCAGAGATTAAATTAGTAATTTCTCAAGAAGGGGACAAAATAAAAATTGCTGTTTCTGATAATGGAAGAGGAATAAATATTGAACAGGTAAAAGAAAAAGCCTTAAAACAAAAGTTAATTTCTTTAGAACAATCAAAAATTATGTCACCTCAAGAGACAATTTCATTAATATTTGAATCTGGATTTAGTACAAGCCCAATTATTACAGATATTTCCGGTCGTGGTTTGGGTATGGCAATTGTAAAAGAAAAAGTTGATAACCTAGGTGGGAGTCTAGTCATTAACAGTCAAGATCAAGTAGGAACAACACTTGAGCTTTTACTACCTGCAAGTTTAGCTACTGTAAGAGGGGTTTTAATTTCTATTTCAAACCAACTTTTTATTGTTCCTACTATTAATGTTGAGCAAGTTTTAAGGATAAAAAAGACATTAATAAAAACAATTGAAAATAAAGAGGTAATTTTTTTTAACCAGCAAACTTTAGCCTTAATAGCCTTAAGCGATATATTATCTTTATCACCAAATATTGACAAAAGCGAATATATTATAGTTTTAGTTTTAAGAAGTGGTGAAAATAAACTTGCCTTTATTGTTGATAATGTTATTAGTGAGCAAGAGGTTTTAGTAAAATCTTTGGGAAAACAACTTCTTAGGGTTCGTAATATTTCTGCCGCAACAATACTTGGTAGCGGCAAAGTTGTCCCAATATTAAATGTTACTGATTTAATAAAATCAGCAATTAAACAGTCAGGTAATTATCGAAGCATAGATACCCAGGAAAGTAATGTGAAGCAATCTACTATTTTGGTAGCAGAAGATTCTATAACGGCTAGAATGTTAATCAAAAATATTTTGGAAATGGCTGGTTATAAAGTAAAAACTGCTGTTGATGGCCTAGAAGCTTTTGTTTTACTAAAAAATGAAGAATTTGATTTAGTTGTATCAGATATAGAGATGCCAAAAATGAATGGTTTTGAGTTAACTACAAAAATTCGACAAGATAAGAAACTAGCAGATTTACCTATTATTTTAGTTACTAGCTTAGATTCACGCCAAGATAGAGAAAAGGGAATAGATGTTGGAGCAAGTGCTTATATTGTCAAAAGTGATTTTGAGCAAAGCAATTTATTAGCTGTAGTGGAAAAATTTATCTAA
- a CDS encoding purine-binding chemotaxis protein CheW translates to MSRQIDWNLLYKQIEEQTKLVINEEDSEEEIKNILKLRTERLAKPIKEIEIANTLSVVEFLLAKEKYAIESIYIQEIQPLLDLTTLPTAPKFILGITNLRGQILSVMNLKTFFNLSDADIKNSPKLIVVSVGEMTLAFLADDVIGESRISLLELQTSLPTLNEKQSKYLIGITKDQLIVLDIVKLLMDKKIIVNEEVE, encoded by the coding sequence ATGAGTAGACAAATAGATTGGAATTTATTATATAAACAAATAGAAGAGCAAACCAAGCTAGTAATTAATGAAGAAGATAGTGAAGAAGAAATAAAAAATATCTTAAAATTACGTACAGAAAGATTAGCTAAACCAATAAAAGAAATAGAAATAGCTAACACATTATCTGTTGTAGAGTTTTTATTAGCTAAAGAAAAATATGCAATTGAATCTATTTATATTCAAGAAATCCAGCCTTTGCTTGATTTAACAACTTTACCTACAGCACCAAAATTTATCTTAGGCATAACTAACTTACGTGGGCAGATTCTCTCTGTTATGAATTTGAAGACGTTCTTTAACTTGTCAGATGCTGATATAAAAAATTCTCCTAAGTTAATAGTTGTGTCTGTTGGAGAAATGACTTTAGCCTTTTTAGCTGATGATGTAATAGGAGAAAGCCGGATCTCTTTGCTAGAGCTACAAACTTCACTTCCTACTTTAAACGAAAAACAAAGTAAATATTTAATTGGTATTACTAAAGATCAGTTAATAGTGTTAGATATTGTTAAACTATTGATGGATAAAAAAATTATTGTAAATGAAGAAGTAGAATAA
- a CDS encoding c-type cytochrome, translating to MNKNIVVLIVSFIVGFIISFLYFNAQYQARATDPVANNTVSEAPEKTTNNTSSTSNAPSKVGALMAFGAKASSEVDKDIPPAETTYKNIQVLKGVPASEILTVMKAFTEGLGVNCTYCHVSTEELDKDDKAMKATARKMLEMVRETNKKYPTNGVVTCYTCHRGAAKPVS from the coding sequence ATGAACAAAAACATAGTTGTATTAATAGTTAGTTTTATCGTAGGGTTTATTATTAGCTTTCTTTATTTTAATGCTCAGTATCAAGCTAGAGCAACAGATCCTGTTGCTAATAACACAGTTTCAGAAGCTCCAGAAAAAACAACTAATAATACTTCTAGCACTAGTAACGCTCCTAGCAAAGTAGGGGCATTGATGGCTTTTGGAGCAAAAGCATCTAGTGAAGTAGATAAAGATATACCTCCAGCAGAAACTACTTATAAAAATATTCAAGTCTTAAAAGGTGTTCCTGCAAGTGAAATTTTAACAGTAATGAAAGCTTTTACCGAAGGATTAGGGGTAAATTGTACTTATTGTCATGTTTCTACAGAGGAGTTAGATAAAGATGATAAAGCAATGAAAGCTACTGCACGGAAAATGCTAGAAATGGTGCGGGAAACGAACAAAAAATACCCAACTAATGGTGTAGTAACTTGTTATACTTGTCATCGAGGTGCGGCTAAGCCAGTTTCTTAA